A window of Platichthys flesus chromosome 23, fPlaFle2.1, whole genome shotgun sequence contains these coding sequences:
- the strap gene encoding serine-threonine kinase receptor-associated protein → MAMRQTPLTCSGHTRPVVDLAFSGIASTGYFLISACKDGKPMLRNGDTGDWIGTFLGHKGAVWGATLNTDATKAATAAADFTAKVWDAVSGDEVLTLAHKHIVKSVNFTKDSNNLLTAGNDKLLRIYDLSCPEEAPQEIAGHTSAIKKALWCNDDKQILSAADDKTVRLWDRTSMEVVKTLTFDSSVSSMEYMADGEIVVITYGKTIAFYNALSLDPIKNVEASASINSASLHPDKEFFVAAGEDFKLYKFDYSSQEELESYKGHFGPVHCVRFSPDGELYASGSEDGTLRLWQTAVGKTYGLWKCVLPEELGAENSELLCPQVPEIKA, encoded by the exons ATGGCGATGAGGCAGACTCCGCTCACCTGCTCAGGTCACACCCGGCCTGTGGTAGACTTGGCCTTCAGTGGAATCGCTTCCACTGGCTATTTCCTCATCAGCGCCTGTAAag ATGGCAAACCCATGTTGCGCAATGGAGACACAGGGGACTGGATCGGAACGTTTCTGGGTCACAAGGGCGCAGTCTGGGGAGCCACACTGAACACAGACGCCACCAAAGCTGCCACCGCTGCCGCTGACTTCACAGC AAAGGTGTGGGATGCAGTGAGTGGAGACGAGGTCCTCACactggcacacaaacacattgtcaaGTCTGTCAACTTCACTAAG GACAGCAACAATCTGCTTACGGCAGGAAATGACAAGCTATTGCGGATTTATGATCTCAGCTGCCCTGAAGAAG CACCACAGGAGATTGCAGGTCACACGTCAGCAATAAAGAAGGCTTTGTGGTGTAATGACGACAAGCAGATCCTCTCAGCTGCTGATGACAAAACCGTTAG GCTCTGGGACAGGACTTCCATGGAGGTGGTGAAAACATTGACGTTTGACTCATCTGTGAGCAGCATGGAATACATGGCGGATGGAGAGATCGTCGTGATTACTTACGGAAAGACAATCGCTTTCTACAATGCCCTTAG CCTGGACCCAATCAAGAATGTGGAGGCCTCAGCTTCCATTAACTCAGCCTCCCTCCACCCAGACAAGGAGTTCTTTGTTGCCGCTGGAGAAgacttcaagctctacaaattTGACTACAGCTCTCAGGAAGAACTGG AGTCCTATAAGGGTCACTTTGGTCCAGTCCATTGTGTGCGGTTCAGTCCAGATGGTGAGCTGTATGCTAGTGGCTCTGAAGACGGGACTCTTCGACTGTGGCAGACGGCAGTGGGGAAAACCTACGGCTTGTGGAAGTGTGTCCTCCCTG AGGAACTTGGGGCAGAgaactctgagctgctgtgtcCACAAGTCCCTGAGATCAAAGCTTGA